Proteins from one Cryptomeria japonica chromosome 4, Sugi_1.0, whole genome shotgun sequence genomic window:
- the LOC131079254 gene encoding arogenate dehydratase/prephenate dehydratase 6, chloroplastic yields the protein MALNLNACRIVFGLKDNGGEVVGICNSRQGLAILYQPSRPWKQAPRRFIISSHLGRKHQANNPLEPNGDLSLAAGRGSDWQTSCAILAGQVLENGKGNNGVGLVPVEKPPNGDLNTIVSQNIATMPRPLSITDLSPPPMHGSQLRVAYQGVPGAYSEAAASKAYPCCEPIPCDQFEVAFQAVELWIADRAVLPVENSLGGSIHRNYDLLLRHSLHIVGEVQFPVHHCLLALPGVKIEGLRRVMSHPQALAQCENTLTMMGLNVAREAFDDTAGAAEYVAVNNLRDTAAIASTRAAEIYGMNILADGIQDDRGNVTRFVMLAREPVIPRKDRPFKTSIVFAHEEGTGVLFKVLSAFAFRNINLTKIESRPQRSKPVRVVDDLNGGTAKHFFEYIFYVDFEASMADPRAQNALQEVQEFTTFLRVLGSYPMDMSPLNGNDQ from the coding sequence ATGGCTCTGAATCTCAATGCTTGCAGGATTGTGTTTGGATTGAAAGACAATGGTGGAGAAGTAGTGGGTATCTGCAACAGCAGGCAAGGATTGGCTATATTGTATCAACCATCAAGGCCATGGAAGCAGGCTCCTAGGAGATTCATCATCAGCAGTCACTTGGGAAGGAAGCATCAGGCCAACAATCCTCTGGAGCCCAATGGAGACCTGTCTCTTGCAGCTGGAAGAGGCTCAGATTGGCAGACCTCATGTGCTATACTAGCAGGGCAAGTGTTAGAGAATGGGAAGGGCAATAATGGTGTGGGGCTTGTACCTGTGGAGAAGCCACCAAATGGGGATTTGAATACCATAGTATCTCAAAATATAGCAACCATGCCTAGACCTCTGAGCATAACAGATCTATCCCCCCCTCCAATGCATGGATCCCAACTTCGTGTTGCTTATCAAGGAGTCCCAGGGGCCTACAGTGAAGCAGCTGCAAGTAAGGCTTATCCATGCTGTGAGCCCATTCCATGTGATCAGTTCGAAGTTGCTTTTCAAGCTGTGGAGCTGTGGATTGCTGATAGAGCAGTCTTGCCTGTGGAGAACTCTCTAGGTGGGAGCATACACAGAAACTATGATCTGCTTCTCAGGCATTCACTTCATATTGTTGGGGAGGTTCAGTTTCCAGTACATCACTGCCTGCTTGCATTGCCTGGTGTGAAGATAGAGGGATTGAGGAGGGTCATGAGCCACCCACAAGCCCTAGCTCAGTGTGAGAATACCCTAACCATGATGGGACTGAATGTGGCCAGAGAAGCCTTTGATGACACTGCTGGTGCTGCAGAGTATGTTGCTGTCAACAATCTCAGAGATACTGCTGCCATTGCAAGCACAAGAGCTGCTGAGATATATGGGATGAATATACTTGCAGATGGTATTCAAGATGACCGTGGCAACGTGACCAGGTTTGTTATGCTGGCCAGAGAGCCTGTGATTCCTAGAAAGGACAGGCCTTTCAAGACCAGCATAGTTTTTGCCCATGAAGAAGGTACTGGTGTGCTTTTCAAGGTATTGTCAGCCTTTGCGTTTAGGAACATTAACTTGACTAAGATTGAGAGCAGGCCTCAAAGGAGCAAACCTGTTAGGGTTGTGGATGACCTCAATGGAGGCACTGCCAAGCACTTTTTTGAGTACATTTTTTATGTTGATTTTGAGGCCTCCATGGCAGATCCTAGAGCACAGAATGCTCTGCAAGAGGTTCAAGAATTCACAACTTTTCTGAGAGTTTTGGGGAGCTATCCTATGGATATGTCTCCTCTTAATGGTAATGATCAGTAG